gcgcgaatgtgACGTGCCACCCactggaattgataagggaatcgtttgcaaaaaatgcaaacgattccaaggaattgaaacactggaaaccggttctcaacaagaaccggttctcgattcccatccctactgatGGGGGGTTGAAAACTAGCGACCTGCATGTCaacctgctttgtttgtttccaGGTAAAGTGGAGCTGCAGAAGCCGCTGCACCTGGTCATCGGCACAGTGACGCCGTCCtctgtcctgctgtcctgggGGACGCTGCTGAAGACGCCCTACGAGGGGAACGTCATGAGCGACTGCCTAGAAGACGGGTGAGCATCCCTGATCGATTCTGTTCAAATGGTGACTCCCGGGACGCAGCGCAGTGAGTCTCAGCCGGAGGCTTCTATCTGGTTTCAGGGTTCCTGTCCAGGGTTCCTGTCTGAACTTTCCTCAGATATTTAGTTTCCTCCCGTTGTCCACATGCATGCACCCATGAGGAAACTTGTCCATGTATAGACAGGTGTTCTGGCcctacaaatactttgttaccttacttaagtagaaattttggttatctatacttcactggagtaattatttttcagacgactttttacttttactccttacattttcacgcaattatctgtactttactGTCtcctccttacattttaaaaacagccattttactctatttcatttcggcctttaataaaaactatccagttaaattgctccatccggatagagtgaatttggttgtggttgtttcagatgttcttgtccagttttgttcttacatccgttccctcagattcctgcaactaaacttggatgtacattccaataaaggttaggataaatgataacatgcctctgaagtttgactttttgcaccattacaatacttataggcaactagtcatcatatctgctgctctctgaaacacatgttaatgctcaatagtacacatatatgcttctttaatatatttgcattatactaagatgcattcattttcaatggcttttgtccttaatggcttttttcccccttacattacttttacttttatactttaagtagttttgaaaccagtacttttatacttttacttgagtaaaaaacttgagttgatacttcaacttctacaggagtatttttaaactctagtatctatacttctacctgagtaatgaatgtgaatactgaagacacgtCTGCCTTtataacatttcaaagaggaagagctCTTTGCCAGGTGGggaaaatcattccacaatttagttcCCCCTAAATCTCATCGAAGTTATGAAGCTAATGGCAGAGCCACGTCCTCCCTGACCCGCGTCGCCCTAAGGTGCCTGATTCTGCCAGATAAACGGGTCCAACTTCAGGTCTGCAGCTCAGGCGCTGAAACCAGAGCTGGTGCCGCGGTGCATGTTCTCCTTCCTGGAGGCATCGTGAGTGCAGAACCAGCTGGTGGACCTGATGTGTGCACGTATTTCTGGTTTCTGAGCGCTGCACCAGTCCCTGCAGCCTCTCAGGTTTCCCAGAAACCTCCTGTGCAACGCAGGCGTTTAAGAGCGGAGCCCACCGACGCCGCGGTGCACGTGGCAGCTTCCCGTTACCTTCACCTGCTGATCCCGggtcagggtcacagggatctgctggagctgatCCCGGCTCACCGGGGCCCGCAGGGACACGGACAAGTTGACCCGTTTCcacactggccacggttacaggatgttttttaattcggaattaattattcccaattaaataattcagaattaaactattttccttcgagtttacatggaaatagtcatTCCGAAAtgaggtttacatggaccaCTTTacatttgatcggctttatccaattccgcttaaaggggacttattatggcatctaatacctttCTTAAACAGGTctcgaatgtcttaaaaacaaacttttgattgtttttgctaaataaattagaaattcagcctctaaaccatgtctttatcttcccattctctaacctcattatctatgcgggattctgagtgggcggggctatggtaatgaggctctgtgctgattggctgcctgaatgcgttttggccgttcgtttacaagaaaacgaagctcaaagtctccaaaaaccatcagttctgaaaactgcggctaaagtggagatttgcaaaaactctgtcttcacgtttgcttgtaaacagagagaaacggacatttaggcttcagaacgtcacattatgagacagaaacgtcaccagcgtcatgagtgacacctgtggttacaatttgtttggccaccgtcaatattttcttgtattttacttgttttatattctaaagtcacacttaaaagtaactccacttctctgtcactccaaacctaagactctggttcatcttggaagtaactggaagttactcgtgtcatttgttgatgtttttttccaagattctgattggctagcatgactttatcttctcgttacactgccccctgtaggtttggctgctcatagcaccttaacagatatttatgttcgtgtaaatgatgggatttttcaaaacgtagagggggaaatatccgtttttgtaaatacggctatgtgtaaacgtggccttaaactCAATAAAACTAAGGCAGAGTCAAACAGCCGACCCGTTTCTGAGTTTCTGAATGTACGTTTATGTTTTCTCTCCTCGGGTTTCAGACACTACACGGTCCGGTACCGGGAGAAGAACAGGAAGTGGAACTACCAGACCTGCCCCACGAGCGACACGGTCATCGACAACTTGAAGCCCAACACGGTGTACGAGTTCGGCGTGCAGCCCACCTCCAAGGACGGCTCGGGGATCTGGACCAAGCCGGTCCTGCACAACATCAGCATGCCGAGCGCCGACGGTAGGTTTGACCCACGTCCTTCTATCAGTGACGAATCCACCAAACCTGACGGGGACTCTGCTCTTGTGTTTGCAGAGAAATCCATCAGGAAGAACCTCAAGCGGCCCGTCAGCCCGCCGGTACGTAATGACGTCCCGACACAGACCTGTTGATCTTGAGAGGATCTGCTGTTTCAGCATATTTGTTGAGACGCTGATCCGAACTGAGGATTCAGGAGTACAATAGTAGTTAAGGTCACACGTCATGTGACCCTTTCAGCCAATCACCCAAATAGTTTGGGCGAACGCTACTAAAAAAGATTTACATGAACTCCAGCTGGTTCAGAACAAGGCCTTGTTCTCCACCAACGGCCTTCCCACCGGGCGACACCTTCACACCCTTCACCTTCGCCGTTATAAGACGACGGAGAAGCCACTAAACTGCTGTGATGTTTAGAGACtgacctcctcttcctcttgtgTTTTTCTCTCGTCCTCCAGAAACCCTCGACTCCAGACTCTCACTCCTTCCCCTTCTCTCCTCAACACGGTAAGCCAATCCAGCTACCGGCACCTCTGGTGTCTGAATCAGATCTGACACAGCGGTGCATTTTCTTGTTTTACATACTCAACCATGACAGACTCTTATTAGACACGTGCACTTTGTTGTCATGCCGACTCCAGATGTAGAAATGTGGTTTCCAGAACATGATGCTGAGGTCAGAATCAGCATcatctttaaaggagccgtctgtaagaaatggccaaaactggtactgcagtcactttcaaaatattgttgagcggcgtgtaccctccccctcctccccccgaccagaggttgccaggtaggctgcagaatgcagcaggaacgtaggctaccatggctgcgataattagagccgagttggcaacccggatgccgaaacaatactgacttggtgattgggagataggtggagggtggagcttcagaaacaatactgacttggtgattgggagataggtggagggtggagcttcagaaacaatactgacttggtgattgggagataggtggagggtggagcttcagaaacaatactgacttggtgattgggagataggtggagggtggagcttcagaaacaatactgacttggtgattgggagataggtggagggtggagcttcaggccaaaacaaaaaatgacaacataaacatcagttgagggctgcaactcctctttttaaacgggaatatcctggtttgagtgctgttgtcagtgacataagtatttgaaattaacatgatttttaaatgtctgttgacatatcggggtcattttatgattggttttattattgctcttacatacagctcctttaagcttcCTGAGACCTGTGGTCCTGGTACCACGTCccgtggtcctggtaccacttcccgtggtcctggtaccctggcCCGTGGACCTGGTACCACGTCCTGTGGTCCTGGTATCACACTCCGTGGACCTGGTACCATGTCCTGTGGGACTCTGTCAGGTTGTTCCTACAGTCCCTTAGTGAACCTGGATAACTTCAGTTTGGACAAAACTTCATTATCTCTGAATCAGATCTGACACGGCGGCGCATTTTCTTGCTTTAAATACTCAACCATGACAGACTCTTATTAGAGATGTGCACTTTGTTGTCATGCCGACTCCAGATGTAGAAAAGTGGTTTCAAGAACATGTCGCTGACGTCAGAATCAGCATCATTTGTAAGCTTCCTGAGACCTGTGGTCCTGGTACCACGTCCCGTGGTCCGGGTACCACGACCCGTGGTCCGGGTACCACGTACTGTAACTTGAGCTTGATAAAAAGCTTCATTAATCCTGAAAATAAGAGGATGTTGTTGTTGCCGTGTTAATAATGtaggaaaacacagaaaaacattataaaaaattgaattttttgaataaaaatagGCAACTCAGAAATTCTCAGACATGGTGTAATAAGACATGTAATTAATCTGCAGAGACCATCACGGAATCTCTGGACGGGTTCATCTTCTGCTTCTACATGTAAACAACAGTCGGTTGTCATGGATACGCACCATAACAAATATTTAAGACAAATACCAGGATTACAAGCGGAAATCCTCCCGGAGCAACAGCATCCAAACCCGTCTGGAGAAATGTCTATTTCTAAATGTTTAAACATCTAAAAAATGTCAGGAAGATGCGACAAAAGACTATTTGACAGAAGCAACTGCAATCGTCTGCCACTAGAGCGGCACCACGCTGGAACAGAAACGCCACTGGTCTATGAAaagatttgaataatttatatttattattaatgaacttaaagaaaagaaatcagttTGGTTCACGAGGGCGGATCCAAGCATCCGGCAGATGGTTTTAATCCCCGACATCGACCCTGGAGGTTTTACTGGGTCCAGATGAGACTGTAACTGATGCTGACTGGGACATTTACATCACTGCCGTGAACTTCCCAGAGATCTGAGCTCTGAGCACATGACGGAGCAGGTCTGGATCCCTTCAGGACTGATTATTGGATTAACAGGACCTCAAGATACACTAGTTTTATGCTGCACAACTTTATTAGATACAGTACTTTTACTCTTTCCACTTTAACTATTATGGTTCTGGCCTGAAAAGAGCTTTATGTGGAAACTCTGCTGTTCAGAACCAACAGTAACAGACAGACCAGCATTTAGATGTTTAAAGGATTTtccaaaaaacaaaatcaaaaacagGGTGAAATGAGGGCGAGCTGGACTACAACAGGGTCGCAGGTTCAACCTCACTTCAGATAGCCATTGGCTGTGTCAGCCGCCAATCAAAAGCCCCGCCCCTAATTATACGTTAATTTGTTTTTAGCtgatgaaataaattaaaaattcccCTCCGCACAGAATGTCATGGATGTGAGACCAACCCTGAAGTTGTTTCAGACTCgaaattttgtttatttctgtcAGCGGAgatctggggccggattcaccaatatgttcttaagaacgatcttaagaaatgtcttaagatctaaaattaagaagttcataagaaagttcttaagtgcaattcctcaatattttcttaagaaccatcttaagaactgtcatttcttacgaatgtcttatttttcctacttaagaacttcttaaaatatgtcattgcacgcgccaacaaacaacatttatacaggtagtttgcgtcttaaccgtcagtaactcactaaacatggagaaggagaaaaagagatgcaggaactttttaaggttatggtggatgagatgtgttgaaaaaggtgatattagaatcttaccttttcacagaagaaattttaagacaggtcaaggttgtcttaaagttaagaaaaaagtcaagaacaaatttgagaacatttatttcaagaataccatttattcttaagttttttcttaagaagaaagttgagaaaatacttaagaacttttttggagaatatgacttcttctcttttttcttgttaagactgaacttaagaaaaaaatgacacttaagaagattttttttcttaagaatgttttgtgaatccggcccctggtctgtagaggacctgcaggtcgtCTTACTAACCCAGAAATTCAGATGCTGATGGGTAAAACATGATGAAAGGATCTTATTTTTTACACAATCTTCATGAATTAACCTTTTAATGTTTATtaagtgtttctttttcaggACTCTGAAGACGTCACAGGTTTTAACTCCACTTTCTCCTTTTCCCCGTCAGTTCCCCAGAACAGGACCCGGGGCCGACAGCCCGCCTCTCCCCACACATTTCCTCAGGCCACTCTCGGTAAAGACTTTTCTGCCAGAACCCAGGGCTCCAGAACCGAGTCTGGACCTCGTGTCTCTGACATCTTCTCCCTGACCTCTTGTGAACGCCCTGCTGGGCGCTGCAGCTCCTTCTTCCTCAGGTTCTACTAACTAGTACATTATGTTCCCCAGCTGCCACCGTGAGAGCCACACAGGAAGTCCTGCCGACCCGCGGACCCCGACTTCCTGTGGTCAACGAACGGCCAATAGGTAAACAGCAACCCTGCAGTTTCTCCCTCTAGAAGAGCAGAGCGACCGGCGCTCCTGCAATGCTTTGACGCTTTTACGTCAGATCCATTTACAAAAAACGGTGAAACAAAGCTGATCGTGATGGAGTTGTTGCTTTTTCAAGGCGTCCTCGGCTGCGTGACCCGTCCACTAAATATCTCTTATactcccttttccaccaaaccggttccagagctggttccagcatccagcttgcggctttgctctcccagcgttaaagtcCGAGTGTTGGTCGCCGTGCTTATcccctcagccacgtccggcagctcggaaagggccaaaacagctgtcgacgacttacgcgtttgtcgatagaccaggaatccccccaactccaattagaagaaatcctgctatcataaatccaattatgaaggcatcttcaacgtcctcgacagacaggatcgccaaacacaacggtttccaatgtttccaggaatccattgtgtatccagcaaaaaacatcccatcggggcaggagggctcccttaccccctgacttctcgtcgcaaaaatttggtcaattgtgctgagagaccagttaatcaattccatgattgtagaatttccatatccatatcaagttaaaaaatgagagtgaaagaagcttcaagcggcaacgcctttttttctttagtttgtctcggcgctgctgaaaagtgcattggtatctgagcagctatgaagagacagagctcctggtagatctggtcgttccttatctccgtctagatctttttaattctctcctcagcaccaggtttatgaacatctgcacctcagagttggatcaaacAGACTTgtgctgccgttgctgctggaatcaaatgaacaagaatctccgtcagagtctctttctctgatgtcacatcctgactcaaacgtctgactccaaccccccgaccaattggtggcctggagtgtgatgacatcacagcccgactcagccgcttagaacctcggcagagtagatacagaaaagtatctactcggcacgttagacccctagtgggaaacgGCAAAGGCGAGTTGaatcgagctgagtaggtactagtggaaaagtgccagtctgtgctaccttggaaccatttttttggaaacagaaagcccggtttcaaactcagcactggcccagaaccagaaccagaacctggaaccggtttggtggaaaaggggtatttgACGTCTCAGTCATTCACCGGGTTGTTTGCAGGTTTTCATCGCTGGTCAGGAGCCGTTACCGTATAGATGTGTTTTATCTCTATCTTAGATTCAATCAATCAGTCAATTCTTCTTTTTAAGTTATTTGCACATCTTCACTTTCAAATCTTTACCTCTAATTCTCTTtccacttgtatttttttttcaggatttCCATCATAATTATCTCTAATCTTTGCTTCCAGTCCAGGCGATGGTTTGAACTCTACAGGTCAAAGCTGTTTCTGTCTTTCCACCGGAACCTCCGACAGAATATCTctaatttcttttattttctatatacCTCTGACTGCTTTTCCTTCACATTTATTACTTTAAGAGATATATGCACAATATGTAAAGGCTTATATAGTTATAGCACTTAGTATCTTGCAGGTAAAACCTCAGAGCAGAGGCGTTAGTCTTATCCTCCGCTGTAATCCGAGCCGCCGCCTCCAGACGTTGAATAAAGCAGCTCTGGAGTAACTCTGGTTTTCCGTAGAAAGAGTGTCTGCGAGctatttggaggtctgtgaaaTCGATTTTGTGGTTAGTTTTGGGTGAGTTTATTTAAGCAACAGTAAGTGGGGGGTTGGAGGGGGGTATTGATAGATCGGCTGGCTGCAACCACTTAGCATTTAACAGTCTAGCGGAGTTTATAAAGTTTATAACCCCTCCGGCTTTCAGGTGACCCGCAGGAGCCGTTGCCAACTCCAACATCTTGAGTAAACACAGCTGAAAGATATCATTGGACTTTACGTATCAGGTTCATTTAGGCAGAAATGGAGGTGAAGCCGAAGGGTGTTTTCTTGAATTTTGCACGGGTCTCAGCGTCTCTCCGTTCATGTCACGTGCAGTCGTCCCTTCGCTCTTATTTTCTCTCTTCCCCCGACCGAGGCGTCTCACCAGAACCGACGATGGTCAGTCAGCTAATCACCCGTCGCGAGGCCCCCCCGACCATCTGAGCGCAGTAACGCGCCTGTTAGCGTCACGTGTTCTGCTTTCCTTTGAAATCTGACCTTTTCTATCGGACCGTCGCCAGGTGGACGTTATCAGGTCCAGGTTTCACTCCGAGAGTTGTTGAGCCAACAGCTGCTGGTCCACATTTATAGCTAAAGGTTTTAgatgataaaaaaagaagtgtgaTTCTGTTTTATTCCGtctaatagagggtctgcattgacgtcacttccccactcgTCCACACctccttactcgcactgagtggcagaaatgtctgcaactagtggagaagacttaaattaaaggcagttggacttgacagtgacccgtacagttaccaagaaccagtggtccatggacattaatatttggtacagttaccaagaaccagtggtccatggacattaatatttggtacagttaccaagaaccagtggtccatggacattaatatttggtacagttaccaagaaccagtggtccatggacattaatatttggtacagttaccaagaaccagtggtccatggacattaatatttggtacagttaccaagaaccagtggtccatggacattaatatttggtacagttaccaagaaccagtggtccatggacattaatatttggtacagttaccaagaaccagtggtccatggacattaatatttggtacagttaccaagaaccagtggtccatggacattaatatttggtacagttacccgaagaaccagtggtccatggacattaatatttggtacagttaccaagaaccagtggtccatggacattaatatttggtacagttaccaagaaccagtggtccatggacattaatatttggtacagttaccaagaaccagtggtccatggacattaatatttggtacagttacccgaagaaccagtggtccatggacattaatatttggtacagttaccaagaaccagtggtccatggacattaatatttggtacagttaccaagaaccagtggtccatggacattaatatttggtacagttaccaagaaccagtggtccatggacattaatatttggtacagttaccaagaaccagtggtccatggacattaatatttggtacatttaccaagaaccagtggtccatggacattaatatttggtacagttaccaagaaccagtggtccatggacattaatatttggtacagttacccgaagaaccagtggtccatggacattaatatttggtacagttacccgaagaaccagtggtccatggacattaatatttggtacagttaccaagaaccagtggtccatggacattaatatttggtacagttaccaagaaccagtggtccatggacattaatatttggtacagttaccaagaaccagtggtccatggacattaatatttggtacagttaccaagaaccagtggtccatggacattaatatttggtacagttaccaagaaccagtggtccatggacattaatatttggtacagttaccaagaaccagtggtccatggacattaatatttggtacagttaccaagaaccagtggtccatggacattaatatttggccacaaatccagtttcctgatatttatatgtacttaatttctacgccggggaaatacacgaagcaaagcttgaaggcttacaaaagtcttgacgcttggtccgacttcaaggcaggatttgttgtagaaattaaagtgatgaggacaccgaactttatgatttgataaaaaatgggaaccgcaaatccacgtttcggtgcctggaatccagttgtttctgtgaattgcagcgatccatttgtctctcttaagcttatttttcgtcattctgtaaaacgataactcagatttcttgctaaatctatgactaCAGtcaatcgcacaacagctctttcccattttagatgttttccagttgctttcCAGTTGCTttccagtctttctgccactcagtgggcgtaacccgtgaagtcgcatctgtgacgtcatgtgcattccctctgtTTAGCCGGTAAATGATTCCCGCGGAAGATTACAGCCAAAGTTACGTTTCAGTGTTGTGGCTTCATGGCGATGTCTTGTTTCTTTACACAACCAGGAGGAGAGCTCTCCAGATCTGTTCTGGTCCCTCTAACAacccagacccccccccttccccgtATAACCACCACCGTGGCCAAACTGGACACAAACTGGAGGCGACTAAAGCCTCAGTCGCAACCGAACTCCGAGAGCCGACCAGAACATCGACCTCCACAGTCAAGGCCCAAACCCCTGCAACGCCCCCAACGACCCCCCAGCCAAAGCCCGGTGCGACCACGTGCGACCCCCCAGCCGGAGATCCAGACCAAACCACCAACCCAACGGCGAGCAATGACCGAGCTCAAGCTGCAGAACCGTCCTCCATCACAACCTCCGCCGCAGCCAGACTCCGAGGCCAAAGCACGACTCCAACCTGAACCAACGCCTCCGCCGACACCCCGGACTGAACCTCCAGCACCGGTCCAACCAGCACCACATGTTGAGATCCCCACCCTGAAACCTCGACACAAGCCTCAAGTCCAGGAGGAACCACCGAACATtcacccccaaccccaaccccgaCCCCAACCCAAGACGCCACAAGCACCGCCCAAGTCAAGCCTCCTGACGTATAAGCCTAGGTTAGATTTGACCCGGTCCGAATCTACGGCACGGCCTCAGCCCCAGCCTCCGCCCAATCAGCAGCCAGATCCCCCAAAGAAGACCAGAATCAGGAACAGCCAACGACGGCAGCCACGCCCAGCGCTGAAGCCTACGTCGGAGGCCAAGTCCCAACCCGGACCGCTTCCTAggagacccctggtaccccgaACCCAACCCCTGGTACCCCGGTCCCAACCCTTGGTACCCCGACCTCAGCCTCGGCCTCAACCTCGGACCAGGACCCACGTCCATCACCCCAAGGTCACCCCAAAGACGGCGTTCCCTACGGGTAAAGCCCCTACCAGCAGTCCTGAATTATGCAGTTATACCATAGTTTTTGAAAGTATTTGTATTCATTTATGAAGTATTTGTTTATTCTTAAGGATTCCAGACATCTTTTATCTAAATTAGCTGCTAAAATATAGACTTTTAATAGAAAAGAGGGTGACTTTTACCCTTTACCTGTGCTCAAATTCTGAAAGTTTTATAGATATGACTAGTCTACCCCCCTCCTCATTGgataaatgaagttttcttccaCGCAGCTCCTAGTGCACCAGAAGTGGGCGGGCCCCTACCGATCCCCGCCCTGGCCAAAGAGAGGGCCGGTAGTTTCCCTCATGGTAAACGCCATGACCAGTTTGTCCCATCACCATCTCTGCTTTGTCGTCAAGTCGCGTGGAACGAAGTGTTTCCCCTCCTCCATCTTCATCCCGCCAACGCACaatcacccccccacccactGTTGTCCCGTCTCTGTGTGTCGCCTCACCGCTGTCCACCCACCGCCACCGCCGCCGCCACGGCAGCCTCACTCGCTCTGGATCTCActttgttgtcatttcatccaTCGTCTAACTTCCTCTCACTCATTTCCACCACCAGTtgcttcatccttccttccctccatccAGGTAGCTCCCCCTCGGACCCGGACAGAGGATCCCGTCTAACCAACTCTCTGTTCGTCTAGGTTCCGGCTTCGTCAGACCATCGTCCTCTGCCGACCCTCGAAGGAACGCCACCCTGCACCGCGGCCGCGGTTCTCCTCACTCCTCTAGTCAGGATGTCAAAAAACACTCTCAGTCAAAGGCGGCCTCCTCTCACGCCTCCAACACGCCGGGCGGTAATaacttcctcctccttctctcctgaGCAGCTCGTCTTGGCTGTCGGCCTCGGCCACGCGGCCGAATGccgttcttcttctccttctcttcctGTCACCTGCCTCACCTCTCTTTTCCAGTGCATAAGCTCTCTACGCTCTGCCACATGTGCGTCGACCAAGTTTCACACCTTCCCCAAGAGCTGAAGCAGCGTAACCGGAGTCGGGGTTGTTAAC
This DNA window, taken from Cololabis saira isolate AMF1-May2022 chromosome 6, fColSai1.1, whole genome shotgun sequence, encodes the following:
- the LOC133445650 gene encoding target of Nesh-SH3-like — translated: MAGSVLSGPATPYRSRVRRQNMKVRISTTEDTIVMKFLRPNTDTKLEGYILGYGGSMFSKQFIQLPQSGKPYETEFDAEPKYLIAVQPVPANEVKKQCTGKVELQKPLHLVIGTVTPSSVLLSWGTLLKTPYEGNVMSDCLEDGHYTVRYREKNRKWNYQTCPTSDTVIDNLKPNTVYEFGVQPTSKDGSGIWTKPVLHNISMPSADEKSIRKNLKRPVSPPKPSTPDSHSFPFSPQHVPQNRTRGRQPASPHTFPQATLAATVRATQEVLPTRGPRLPVVNERPIGGELSRSVLVPLTTQTPPLPRITTTVAKLDTNWRRLKPQSQPNSESRPEHRPPQSRPKPLQRPQRPPSQSPVRPRATPQPEIQTKPPTQRRAMTELKLQNRPPSQPPPQPDSEAKARLQPEPTPPPTPRTEPPAPVQPAPHVEIPTLKPRHKPQVQEEPPNIHPQPQPRPQPKTPQAPPKSSLLTYKPRLDLTRSESTARPQPQPPPNQQPDPPKKTRIRNSQRRQPRPALKPTSEAKSQPGPLPRRPLVPRTQPLVPRSQPLVPRPQPRPQPRTRTHVHHPKVTPKTAFPTAPSAPEVGGPLPIPALAKERAGSFPHGSGFVRPSSSADPRRNATLHRGRGSPHSSSQDVKKHSQSKAASSHASNTPGVLPPAVPDNKRPNLVGKPSDHDKPMDLKQGDKESILKPFPVVTAKPKQERRQQTSTPAPVVNSTRFDINDNSSIFRPLPASEVDIMGRKRFVAPHVIYKTDKKPDEPCSITASMAYFPDEEGSDQNVTGPPRTPPSNLTVVTVEGCPSFVILDWEKSDNETTEYEVISTTTGPNGQEISILTTNQTHTAVENLTPNSSYEFKVTPKNELGSGPTSDPVTFSTESADPRVSEHASGKDAIWTQFSFKADSYSECNGRQFVKRTWYRKFVGIQLCNSLRYKIYLSDSLAGKFYNIGDQTGYGEDHCQFVDSFLDGRTGTKMMADQLPSRPGFFRAMRQEPVFFGEIGGKSHVTYVGWYECGTPIPGKW